A genomic region of bacterium contains the following coding sequences:
- a CDS encoding glycosyltransferase, translating to MLTHTYPRFTGDINAPFVEQLMEHIARRGNDVSVLTAYDPAWNRQPGDHTVDLRTYRYVWPDSLHILGYSRTIEGNVRFRKRVMALSPLLFLAANRTFKRLVLEKKPDILHAHWILPNGYIAARVSRATGVPLIIQLHGSDVFTAEKNALFRSMARFAASQATYIFSPSPDLTARLRAIGIDTRKCGLVPNTVESDFSANVTGADVHRLRGRLGIPPNNRIVLAMGRMVHVKGFTYLLDAFRTIAAGHEHVTLVLAGGGVLFDEMKEYAARLGLENRVVMPGAVMRDEGPVYFRMADLLVVPSIRHESGAVDGLPVVVPEAMAAGLPIVASNVGGIPVLVRDGITGILVSERDTAALAEAIGRLIGNDELRNTLGSRSRRVIERSVNYDTVAEYMTSVYEAIAVKRTPPEAVPPFPIIME from the coding sequence GTGCTGACACATACTTATCCGCGTTTTACCGGCGACATCAATGCCCCATTTGTCGAACAGCTCATGGAGCATATTGCGCGGCGGGGGAACGATGTGTCCGTGCTTACGGCGTATGATCCGGCATGGAACCGTCAGCCCGGCGACCATACGGTCGATCTCCGGACATACCGCTATGTCTGGCCCGACAGTCTCCATATTCTCGGCTATTCGCGGACTATCGAGGGGAATGTGCGGTTCAGAAAACGGGTGATGGCGCTGTCGCCGCTCCTCTTTCTCGCGGCAAATAGGACATTTAAACGTCTTGTTCTCGAAAAGAAACCGGATATTCTCCATGCCCACTGGATTCTCCCCAACGGTTATATCGCGGCCCGTGTTTCGAGGGCGACCGGAGTGCCGCTCATTATCCAGCTCCACGGCTCCGATGTCTTCACCGCCGAAAAAAACGCCCTTTTCCGGAGCATGGCGCGATTCGCGGCTTCGCAGGCGACGTACATATTTTCACCGAGCCCCGACCTCACTGCACGGCTCCGCGCCATCGGAATCGATACACGTAAATGCGGTCTTGTACCCAACACCGTGGAATCGGATTTTTCCGCAAATGTAACCGGAGCGGATGTCCACCGGCTTCGCGGCAGGCTGGGGATTCCACCGAACAACCGTATTGTCCTCGCAATGGGGCGGATGGTTCATGTCAAGGGATTCACCTACCTTCTCGATGCCTTCCGCACGATTGCAGCCGGGCATGAACATGTGACGCTCGTTCTGGCAGGCGGGGGAGTACTTTTCGATGAAATGAAGGAATACGCCGCCCGTCTCGGTCTCGAAAACCGTGTCGTCATGCCAGGCGCGGTCATGCGGGACGAGGGTCCCGTTTATTTCAGAATGGCCGATCTCCTTGTTGTGCCGTCGATACGGCATGAGAGCGGGGCGGTGGACGGTCTCCCCGTCGTGGTACCAGAAGCGATGGCGGCGGGACTTCCGATAGTCGCCTCGAACGTGGGAGGCATCCCCGTTCTGGTCAGGGACGGAATAACCGGTATACTGGTCAGTGAACGCGATACGGCTGCTCTCGCGGAGGCGATCGGCCGTCTCATCGGAAATGACGAGCTCCGCAATACTCTTGGCAGCCGGTCGCGGCGTGTGATCGAGCGGAGTGTCAATTACGATACGGTCGCGGAGTATATGACCTCCGTCTATGAAGCAATTGCGGTGAAGCGGACTCCGCCGGAAGCTGTTCCGCCGTTTCCGATAATCATGGAATGA